Below is a genomic region from Terriglobia bacterium.
ACCTGCTGCCGCTGGGGAGCTATGGGCACACGGGATTCACCGGGACTTCACTGTGGATTGATCCGACGACGAATACGTACATTGTGCTGCTGACGAATGGGGTGCATCCGCACTTGAAGCCGGGCGGGGCGGTGGTTTCGCTGAGAACACGGGTGGCGACGGCGGTGGCGGCGGAGCTCGAATTGAAACCCGATAACAAGCGCGCGCTGTCCATCACTGGTTATAACGAGGCGGAGCCGGGATGGCGCCGACTGGCTGCACGGAACGGCGATGTGAAGACAGGCTTGGAGAATCTGAAAGCGACGCACTTCTCCGAGCTGATCCGCAATGGAACGGCAGAGAAGCCGCGGCGGATCGGGCTGGTGACGAACCAGACGGGACTCGATAACAATGGGACGCGGACGATCGACATACTGGCGCACACGCCGGGATTGCAACTGGTCGCGATCTTCAGTCCGGAGCATGGCGTGACGGGCACGCTGGATACGACGGATATTCACAACAGCAAGGACGCGGCGACCGGGATTCCGGTGTACAGCGTGTACGGCGCGACGGATGCGGCGCGGCGGCCGAGTCTCGACGTCCTGAAATCGCTGGACGCGGTTGTGTACGACATTCAGGATGCGGGCGTGCGGTTCTACACGTACGAGACGACGCTGGGATATTTCCTGGAGGGTGCGGCGAAGGCGGGGATCGAGATGTACGTGCTGGACCGGCCGGATCCGATCAATGGTTCGTATGTGCAGGGGCCGGTGTCGATGCCGGGTCACGAGAGTTTCGTGAACTACAGCTCGGTGCCTGTGCGCCACGGGATGACCGTCGGCGAACTGGCGAAGATGTACAACGCGGAGCGGCACATCGGCGCGAAGCTCACGGTCATCCCGATGACCGGCTGGGTGCGTGGCGACTGGTTCGATTCGACGGGACTGACGTGGACGAATCCCTCGCCGAATTTACGCAGCCTGACTGAGGCGACGCTGTATCCGGGCGTGGCGCTGGTAGAACCGACGAACGTCTCGGTCGGTCGCGGGACGGACACGCCGTTTGAAGTGGTCGGCGCGCCATGGATTAATGCGCGGGACTTTGCGCAGTATCTCAATGCGCGAAATCTCGCAGGGCTGCGTTTCGTGCCGACGACGTTTACGCCGACTTCGAGTTGGTATGCAGGAAAGGTCTGCCAGGGCGTGAACATTATCGTCACGGAGCGGAACGTGCTGGATGCACCCGAGTTGGGAATCGAACTGGCTGAGGCGCTGCTGAAGATGTATCCACAGGAGTACAAGATCGACCGCATGCCGCAGTTGCTTGTAGACGACGCAACCTTCGCCGCGATTCAGCGCGGCGAGGACCCGCGGCGGATCGAGGCGATGTGGCAGGATGAGTTGCAGAAGTTTGAAGAAGTGAGGAAGAAGTACTTGATGTACTAAAAGACGCTGTTCGCGATTTACAGTTCGCGAAGAAGCAAACCGCCATCCGCAACAGCCGCCGTTGGAGGAAGGAAATGCAGGTCCTTCGACTCAGCCGCGACCGCGCCAACTGCGGCGCGGGAAAGGCAAGTCGCGGCTTCGCTCAGAATGACGGCATTTTCTTAAATCCTCAAGAAGGGGAATACATGAAGCAGCGTTATTTGATATGCGTGATATTGCTCATCGCGGTTTCTGCGAATTGCACGGAGTTGGGGAAGAAGTTGGGGGCGCTGGCGGCAAAGCATCAGGGCAAGGTCGCAGTGTATGCGAAGAACCTGGCGACCGGCGACACGGTGGCGATCAATGCGGACGTTCCGGTTCAAACGGCGTCGGTGATCAAACTGCCGCTGATGCTGCAGGCGTATGAGCAGGTGAAGGCAGGGAAGCTGCACCTGAACGATCAACTCGAGTTGACGAAGGACAACCAGGTGCCGGGTTCGGGCGTGCTGAGCATGCTGGACCCGGGGTTGAAGCTCACACTGAAGGACACGATCACGCTGATGATCACGCTCAGCGACAACACCGCGACGAACATGCTGATCGATGCCGTGGGCCTGAAGCCGACGAACGACATGCTCGCAAAGATGGGCATGAAGAACACGTACTTTTATAAGAAGGTCTACAAGCCGGCAGAGGGGCCTATGCCGCCGGATCAGAAGAAGTTCGGGTTAGGGAAGACGACGGCGAAGGAAATGGCCGAGGTGCTGGAGAGCATTTACCGGTGCGATCTGGGCGACAAGCAGCTTTGCACGCAGATGATCACGATCATGCGCCAGCAGCAGTATCGCAACATGATTCCGCGATATATCGAGGCGATGGATACGAGCGAGGAACTGTCGGATATCGGCGACAAGATTGGGCAATTGGACGATGTGCGGAACGATGTCGCGATTGTTTATTCCAAGAAGGGACCAATCATCATCTCGATCTTTACGTGGGATAACGCCGACAAGTCGTGGACGCCGGAGAACAAGGCGGAAATCATGATGGGTAAGATGGCGAAGGTAATCGTGGATACGTGGTCGCCGGAAGGACTGGCGACGAAGGTGGGAGAGCCGGTGAAATAGGTATTAGGTGCGAGGTACGAGGTGCGAGGAAAACGGCGCTATCTGTCCATACCTCGTACCTAACCGCTCGTACCTCAGGGGCAACTTTGAACTGGTACACAGCTTCTAAGCTCACAAGCGCTCAGAACACTGGAAACGTTGGACGAGGCTATTGGCCTTTGCCAGCCGTCACGTCTCACTTGATGGAGAGCCCATGCGCAACGCCCTGATTGCGGTTCTTCTGTTCTCCGGACTGGCCTTCGCCCAGAACTCTGACCAGAAACTCATTGACCAGAATGGCGCCGTGAAGAACGCCGAGCCGAGAAACCTTGTGACGATCCCCGCGGGGACGAAGATTCCGCTCATACTCAAGCAGACGATTTGGACAAAAAACGCGCGAGAGAATGATGCCGTATATGCAGCGACTAATTTTCCGGTGGTGATCGACGGGGAGATGGTGATTCCACCGGGCACTTACGTTCAGGGCGTCATTTCGCAGGTGAAACGCGCAGGCCACGTGAAAGGCCGGGCGGAGTTGCTGGTTCACTTTACGTCGATGATCTATCCGAGCGGGTACACGGTTCTCCTGCCCGGAGCGGTGGAAGGTGCTCCGGACGTCGATGGGAAGGTGAAGGACAAAGAAGGAACGGTTGAAGGGCAGGGTTCGAAGGGCAAGGACGCGAAGACGATTGGAACTACAGCCGGCTATGGAACGATGATTGGGGCCGCGGCAGGGCAGTCAATGAAAGGCGCGGCGATGGGCGGCGGCATTGGGGCCGCGGCGGGCTTGGCGGCGGTTCTGTTGAGCCGAGGTCCGGACCTGAAGGTCGAAAATGGTACGGCAATTGACATGGTTCTGGAGCGTCCGGTGACGGTAGATCGGTCGCGGATTCACTTAAACAATTAAGTTGCGGCCGGGCCGGGACTTCGGAACTGATCCCCCTTTTTCAGCGTCCTGGCGGGCCAGAAAAGACCCACACCTGCTGACTGCGGCAAGGGTAGACCGAGATGAGTCACGGGAAATCCGCAACTTTACGCACCTTCGTGGGGTTAGTAGGGTTAACGGAGTAGTTTGGGAACGCTTCGGGTGATTTTTCAGACGAAATGTTGACGAATTCTCGTGCTTCCAAACGGTAGCGACCGGAATCCAACGTCTAAGGAGTGCCGGAAACGCGGGTATAATGGTGAGCAGCAACCCTCGAAAATTGCCTCTAACGGCGTGCCCCGCCGGCCCGACGCTGTTGGCAAGGGAGTAGGTCATGAAATACCGAGTTGTAATCGCGACACTTGCGCTGTTATGCGCAACGTTGGCTGTGGCGCAGTCCACGCAGGCACCGGCAACATCCCAGGACTCCCAGCAGCAGAGTTCGCAGCAACCGGCGGCCCAGACCCCGAATACGCAGCAACCTTCGCAATCGCCGAGCACGGAGCAGCCCGTTGCACAGCCTTCGGAGACCCAGGAACCAGCGACGCAGAGTTCGCAGACGCAACAACCGGCGGCAGAGTCGCAGGATAACCAGGATGCACCTCAGCCTCCGGGGGCAGAGCCAAGGAAGGATGCAAACGGCTCTGCCGATACGGACCCGAACAAGAAATTGAAGGGCGTTAAGCCGGGCAGCGAGAACGACGTTAACGCAATCGGCAACCGCAACATCGGCAAAGGCAAAAGCCTTGGTGACTGGTACTCGCTGGACAGCGAGATCCGCATGGGCAAGCAGTACGCGCAGCAGATTGAAGCGAGCGTGAAGCTGAACCAGGACCCGGTCATCAATGAATACATTAACCGCATCGGGCAGAACCTGGTGCGGAACTCGGATGCGCGCGTACCGTTCACGATCAAAGTCGTGGAAGACGACAGCATCAACGCGTTTGCCCTGCCCGGCGGATTTTTCTACGTGAACACGGGGTTGATTCTCGCCGC
It encodes:
- a CDS encoding DUF1343 domain-containing protein — translated: MRTHTIRNRRPVLVLLILFILIMSVASSAATKPAKKNAKLFPAVDAAIQQAIQNGDIPGAVLVIGHNGHIVYRKAYGERSLEPTRAPMKIDTIFDMASLTKVLATTGSVMHMYEQGMFRLNDPVAKYIPEFGKYGKDQITIRELMTHYSGLPPDLDLTEPWTGKETAYQMANEEKLMSPPGAVFRYSDINFIVLGELVERLSKMPLEKYADAHIFQPLGMRSTRFLPPASWLPRIAPTEYDENGVMLHGVVHDPTARRMGGVAGHAGLFSDGDDVAKFCEALLDGKFPLSPMTVLKMTTPQQPPTATMLRGLGWDVDSPFSTNRGDLLPLGSYGHTGFTGTSLWIDPTTNTYIVLLTNGVHPHLKPGGAVVSLRTRVATAVAAELELKPDNKRALSITGYNEAEPGWRRLAARNGDVKTGLENLKATHFSELIRNGTAEKPRRIGLVTNQTGLDNNGTRTIDILAHTPGLQLVAIFSPEHGVTGTLDTTDIHNSKDAATGIPVYSVYGATDAARRPSLDVLKSLDAVVYDIQDAGVRFYTYETTLGYFLEGAAKAGIEMYVLDRPDPINGSYVQGPVSMPGHESFVNYSSVPVRHGMTVGELAKMYNAERHIGAKLTVIPMTGWVRGDWFDSTGLTWTNPSPNLRSLTEATLYPGVALVEPTNVSVGRGTDTPFEVVGAPWINARDFAQYLNARNLAGLRFVPTTFTPTSSWYAGKVCQGVNIIVTERNVLDAPELGIELAEALLKMYPQEYKIDRMPQLLVDDATFAAIQRGEDPRRIEAMWQDELQKFEEVRKKYLMY
- a CDS encoding serine hydrolase, with product MQVLRLSRDRANCGAGKASRGFAQNDGIFLNPQEGEYMKQRYLICVILLIAVSANCTELGKKLGALAAKHQGKVAVYAKNLATGDTVAINADVPVQTASVIKLPLMLQAYEQVKAGKLHLNDQLELTKDNQVPGSGVLSMLDPGLKLTLKDTITLMITLSDNTATNMLIDAVGLKPTNDMLAKMGMKNTYFYKKVYKPAEGPMPPDQKKFGLGKTTAKEMAEVLESIYRCDLGDKQLCTQMITIMRQQQYRNMIPRYIEAMDTSEELSDIGDKIGQLDDVRNDVAIVYSKKGPIIISIFTWDNADKSWTPENKAEIMMGKMAKVIVDTWSPEGLATKVGEPVK
- a CDS encoding M48 family metalloprotease, whose product is MKYRVVIATLALLCATLAVAQSTQAPATSQDSQQQSSQQPAAQTPNTQQPSQSPSTEQPVAQPSETQEPATQSSQTQQPAAESQDNQDAPQPPGAEPRKDANGSADTDPNKKLKGVKPGSENDVNAIGNRNIGKGKSLGDWYSLDSEIRMGKQYAQQIEASVKLNQDPVINEYINRIGQNLVRNSDARVPFTIKVVEDDSINAFALPGGFFYVNTGLILAADEEAELAGVMAHEIAHVAARHAMRQLTRSQFANFATIPLIFVGGGIGYAARAAAGLGLPLTFLQFSRGFEAEADYLGVQYMYKAGYDPQAYVQFFEKIQAKEKKKPGTLAKAFSSHPQTPDRIEKTQKEINQILPPRPEYIVNTSEFDQVKARLAKLENRRKMTPDQESRPTLRRAGQDNKDKTKSGDQTDDGRPTLKKRDDSNQN